From a region of the Helianthus annuus cultivar XRQ/B chromosome 5, HanXRQr2.0-SUNRISE, whole genome shotgun sequence genome:
- the LOC110942211 gene encoding alcohol dehydrogenase 2-like yields the protein MSSTNGQVIRCKAAVAWEAGKPLVIEEVEVAPPQKMEVRIKILFTSLCHTDVYFWEAKGQNPVFPRILGHEAGGVVESVGEGVTDLQPGDHVLPVFTGECKECAHCKSEESNMCDLLRINTDRGVMLHDQKSRFSINGKPIFHFVGTSTFSEYTVVHVGCLAKINPLAPLDKVCVLSCGISVGLGATLNVAKPKKGSSVAVFGLGAVGLAAAEGARIAGASRIIGVDLNANRFELAKKFGVTEFVNPKDYKKPVQEVIAELTNGGVDRSVECTGHIDAMISAFECVHDGWGVAVLVGVPHKDAVFKTSPLNVLNERTLKGTFFGNYKPRSDILSVVEKYMNKELELEKFITHEVPFSEINKAFDLMLKGEGLRCIIRMDA from the exons ATGTCGAGCACTAATGGTCAAGTGATTCGATGCAAAG CCGCGGTGGCATGGGAAGCCGGAAAACCGCTGGTGATTGAAGAAGTGGAAGTGGCGCCACCGCAGAAAATGGAAGTCCGAATTAAGATCCTCTTCACTTCCCTTTGCCACACTGATGTTTACTTCTGGGAAGCCAAA GGGCAAAATCCTGTATTTCCAAGAATTTTAGGACATGAAGCTGGAGG GGTTGTGGAGAGTGTTGGGGAAGGAGTGACTGATCTACAGCCAGGGGATCATGTTCTTCCCGTTTTCACCGGTGAGTGCAAAGAGTGTGCTCACTGTAAGTCCGAAGAGAGCAACATGTGTGACCTTCTCAGGATCAACACCGACAGGGGAGTCATGCTTCACGATCAGAAATCTAGATTCTCGATCAACGGCAAACCCATCTTCCATTTTGTGGGGACTTCTACTTTTAGCGAGTACACGGTTGTTCATGTTGGGTGTCTTGCAAAGATCAACCCTCTTGCCCCTCTTGACAAAGTTTGTGTCCTCAGCTGTGGGATCTCTGTTG GGCTAGGAGCTACTCTGAATGTTGCAAAACCGAAAAAAGGCTCTTCAGTGGCTGTTTTCGGTCTGGGAGCTGTGGGACTTGCT GCTGCTGAAGGTGCAAGAATTGCTGGTGCTTCAAGGATCATTGGGGTTGATCTCAATGCCAATAGATTTGAGCTTG caaagaaaTTTGGGGTTACAGAGTTTGTGAACCCAAAAGATTACAAGAAGCCGGTGCAAGAAGTGATTGCAGAGTTGACAAATGGAGGAGTTGACAGGAGTGTTGAATGCACCGGTCATATTGATGCTATGATATCTGCTTTTGAATGTGTTCATGAT GGTTGGGGTGTTGCTGTTCTAGTGGGTGTACCACATAAAGACGCTGTGTTCAAGACAAGTCCCCTAAATGTGTTGAACGAAAGGACTCTGAAGGGTACCTTCTTTGGAAACTATAAACCGCGATCCGATATTCTTTCTGTTGTCGAAAAGTATATGAACAAG GAACTAGAGTTGGAGAAATTCATAACACATGAAGTGCCGTTTTCTGAGATCAATAAAGCCTTTGATCTGATGCTTAAAGGTGAAGGTCTTCGTTGCATCATTCGCATGGATGCATAA